The window GTTTGTGGATTTTTCAATGAATTGCTCCTGGTGCTTATTTACCAGTTCCCAATCAAGCTTTCAATTGTTCTTTTGTTATCAGAGGCTTGCCATGTTACCATAAATTTTTTTGGGCTGGGTTACCTACCATCTATGATAATTTTTTTGGCCGGCGGAGGCGCGTGCGCTGCATGCGCACCCATGCACGGCTGCGCACCGGCCGTGGAACTGGGTTTGTGGATTGGATCGGTTCTCAGTTTGGGTTTTGGGCTTTGGTTTAGGCCCAATGTATTAGGCCTGGGCTAATAGGTGAATGGGCCGGTTTTAGAATTAGGTTTGGGCCTGGATCTGTTTTGGGCTTGGCTATATAGGCCCAAGGTTTTGGGCTGTGTTTATAGTTGGGCCGAAGGGTCACGGGTCGGGTCGACCCGGTTCCAGGCCGTGGGTTCGGCCGCAATCTGGGCAGCCCTTCTCGAGCTCCGATCGAGCTCAATTTCAGACCATTTTCAATGATTCAACAACCAAAATAAAGATATGAAGATAAGGAACATGAATATACCAAGATGAGATCGAGTTCAGGTCGGGGTCGGCCGGAAAATAGCCAGGACGGTCGCCGGATCTACTTTTTGCTCAGTGAATGTACTGTGCAACGAGGGAGAGAGTCAGAGGGAGGTgagggaaggaagaagaaggtccAGATGATGGTGTGATCGTGGTTGTAGTCTGTGTATGTGAGTGTGTGTGTTCGTCAGATGGGAGAGGGGAGGGTAGAGTGTGAGTGAGAGTTATAGAAAGGGAGAGGTCAcgggagagaagaagaagagatagGGGGAGTGCCACGTCTCAGCCATGTAGAGGCTCAAAGTGGGGAGAAATTCTCCATATGCGAAATTACCAATTTGCCCTTGTAGTTTAAAAATTATGGAAGCTTCGTTTTAACTTTAAATTTGATTCCAATCGTGCCTACGTATTCGTATTGATAAGAATTGtgggaataaaataaacaagaaattATAACGTATCCAAGGACCAAAGTCAACCTTCTCGTCAATAGGGGTATTTTCGAAATGGGTCGTTACATGCAAGGTTCTAAAGACGTTAGATGCTACTTAGGCAATGTATTGGAGCCTAGCGCCTAGATAGGGGCCTAAGTGGATTTAAGTAAActtattatatgttttttatgtaagtgtttttttttaacaaatgagaTTATCTACAGTAATTAAGGGAGTggctaagccttacaatgggctaacaataatatggttcaaattcctctttggtaagaatcgaacctaagactcttcaccaaaggagaatttgaaccacattattgctagctcattgtaaaGCTAAACTCAcctccctccccttagtgtaataatatcgtttgttaaaaaaaaaaaaatcaataaataaaaaatacatattGTATAGGAATACATAAACTgaaaaatagaatgatatatagagtcaaaaatattacaacatattgaaaacacaGAGAAGTAGagtataatgagtgttcatccaagtattcaacaagtgccttataaaataaaatggaaaacaaaaactatctattttctatctaagtaaGAGTCGCGATCTAAATGCGTGGTTATGCGGGTTTAGTCGGACTAAGTGGACGCCTAAGCATATATAAGCACCATTTCGTAATTTACAAACGCTTAGGGATTAATAGGAGTGGTGGCCAACCGTCTAGCGCCTAGACGGGTCCTAGGCGGGCCCTAGGCAGGTCCTAGACGACGCTAGGctaggattttcaaaataataattttctaaaataaaaattgaggtTTTAACCCCTTGGAGTTGGTTTAAAGAAATCTAATTGATGAATACATTGAATACCAATTGGCCAAGTCTCCCACAATCTAAACAAACAAGTGCTGTCCGCCCACGGGGACGCTTTTCATTCACTTGCAGAACCCCAATAACCCACGTCtccgctctctctctctgtccctCCTCCCATCGAATATCCCTAAATTTATATCCTGTGTGCGACCGTATATCCAACGGCCATGGCACACACTGATTTTTCTTCCAAACCGGAGGAAGGCcacaatttcttcttcttctatataAACCCTAGAGGCATATAGCCAGCTCTCCTCGTTAGCTTTGATAAACCAGAAAACCAGTACAGAAAAGTAGGCCGCATAtttcaagcattcaagtagtTCCAAATTATGGCTGCAGTGGTAGAGTCGTGGATGAGCGAGCTGAATAAGCTGAAAGAGAAGTTAGGGGCTAAGAAGCGATTGGTGTTGTCATCGAAAGCTGAACAACAACAGCAAGAACAACGAGAGTTTAAGGAAGCAAGAAAGGAGAGGAGCTACAGGATGGTTCAGATCCAGAGGGACTTGGACTCTTCTTCGCTTTCAGAAGACACTGTGTGTTTGTTTATGGATCGCTTTGTGCCTTGGTGATACCTGATGATatgcgcgcgcgcacacacatatatgtattccTTAACATAGTTTTGTGTACTCTTGCATATAATAGTTCTTAATGACATGATAAAAACCAAATTGCGATAAGCCACAcaattgaatgcataatgatgAGGAATCAAACTCGCCATCTATGGAAACTAAACTtgagacttctcacttacaaataaaaaagaatactacTAGATCCTAATACTACATATTAGGACTACGTCAAAGTTTGTCTTTTTGAAAAACTAGCCAAATCAAAAATGAACTAGCCACCTATTTATAATTTCCTTGACTTTAGATCAACATGGAAGATGGCAAGGAAACTGCTTCCCCTATGTCAAGTCAAGAAAAGAGGCCTTAATATAACACGAGATAGATGATCGGTCTTTGACATGGATTCAACGACCAATGGAGAAGCCTCTTCCTAGCTCTTCGTCGTCTTCTGGCACCCATTCATGGACATATGATGTCTTCCTCAGTTTTAGAGGCGAGGATACTCGCAACAACTTTGTAGGTCATCTGTACAACAATTTGGTTCAGAAGGGAATCAAAACCTTCATAGACAACGAGGCGCTTAAAAGAGGAGAGGAAATATCATCAGCGCTTCTCAAAGCAATTGAGGAATCGAGGATTTCTGTTGTTGTCTTCTCCGAAAACTACGCTTCCTCAAAGTGGTGCTTAGATGAACTCGTTCACATCTTTCACTGTAAAGAACAACTGCAGCAGATGGTTTTTCCAGTTTTTTACAAGGTGGATCCATCGGATGTGAGGAACCAAAGAGAGAGTTTCGGTAAGGCACTTGCTGACCATGAACGCAAGTTCAAAGATAACATGGACAAGGTGTTGAGATGGAGAGAAACTCTTACAAAAGCAGCAAATTTGTCTGGGTGGTCATTCCTGGTGGACGGGTATTTTTCTGATTCCATATGCTTGAATAAGCTTAATATTTGCTTCAATTCACAAGCATATCAGggtttttagccaaaatgatttctTCTGAGACTGACATAACTATTTACTTGTtccttgagatttaaaatcaatagaagtaatCTCTAATATTCTCTACTGTCAATcactttttgttcttttgtgaaAAATCTCTATTGAATTGATGgtatttttatcaaatcaatCCCTCCACTTGAACTGGTGGTTTTTTCAATTTAACGGATATTTCTCACGGAAGAACCAAATGATTcacggtggacaatctcaatgaccacttttatcgattttaattttcagtgaccaaaatgaagagttatgaCGATTTAAGGGACTAtcttggttaaaaatcttaacatgaatatataatatatgtgaaaTGCTAAAGACTCTTTCAAAGTGGGACTCTCCACGAGCTCTCTGACACCTCACGGTAAATCGTTAATTCTTAtactaacattttaaaatattatgtaaaaaatatgagatgacagaTAGTCTATCGAGAATCCCACTTTTAAAAGATTGTCCTTAACATTTATAATATTTCAACATTATTCCCTCACATTTATTACAGGAACACTTGTTTCAGTTGTATTCATTATTAGAATGTGAATCAAACACATGTTGGAGAATAGGATTTCAAATCCATCGTAATCATATGACAAAATAATGTGCTATTAATATATGGAAGTTTCAACACCTAATATCAACGagatttttgtaataaaatctAACACCTAGTAATATGAGATAAAATTGAGACAATATCATAATGTTGATGGTGGACTATGTTCGACCTATGAAGTTTATCAACACATAGCTAAATGTCATTTatctaattataataattttcttttttatgccTTTAAACTTGTAGGCATGAATCTAAATTTATTCAAAAGATTGTTGAAGAGATTTCGTTCCAAGTTTTAGATAGCTCCTGCCCGAATGTGGCGAAGTACCCGGTTGGAATAGAGTTACGTGTCAATCAATCCGGTTCGGTTTGTTTCGATTTTCGATCTGCTCGTGTCCTCACTTGCCCGCAATTAGCCCTCCAACGCCATCAAGAACAAACCGAGGATCAAACGGGCCACCAGCACCTTCCCCTCTTCAGTCTCTCCCACCCGTGTCGTTCCTCTGACGCCGCACCACCCGCAACCACCACCAATCCTGACCGAGACCGAGATAGAGACCGAGACCGAGACCGAGACCGAGATAGAGATAGAGACAGAGATCGAGATCGCAGTCCTTAATGGTGCTGCTTCCGCCCTCGCTTACTTAGCTGGAAGATTTGGTAGGAGTGGCTTCGATCACTGTCGCAGTCCTTCAATGGTTGCCATTGTGGCTGCCTTGATCCTTAAAAATTGTATTTTGATTTGAGTTTTGACTGTGGTTTCTGTGCACACATCTATTTATTTTAGGTGAtgataaaattacaaaatgcATGTAATTTTATGTTAAAAGATTTTTTAAGGGTTTTAATTCCTCAGCACTagatcaattaaaaaaaaccgaaccaaaaaaaATCGAATCAAAGTCAAACCGAATAGAGAAAAGAAAACCGAAACAAACTGAACTAAATcgaaatgaatagtaatatatcGGTTTGATTTTCATCTTGACAAAAAAACTGAATTGATTGAAATTGAGCTCATCACTAATGATTGGTTTAGTTCTGAAATTATAATTATCATAACAACAAGAGAGAAACATTTGTTAAATGCTAATTAAGTTAAGCTAATATAGAAGGTCAAGCAGTTAGATTGCCACGAATATCTTGACCTCTTTATCGTTTAGAATGACTTCACAAGGATTAGAGATTTAAATGACTTCATAAGCTCTTGACCTCTTTATGCATATGGTGGttatgcataattttttttttttttttttaaggaagaCAATTGGTGGCAAGTCACGGTTATCCATTTCTTTTGGGGGCTGGGGAGACTCACAGAAGCATTTCAGCCTCCCCTAACCACAAGTCTTCGAGTTTCGAACTTGAAACCTCcagcttttagtttttaaaaaaacCTTGTAATTCGTCATTTATCATTAAATCACCAGTTCGTGTTTGATTATGCATAATTGTTGAGAAAGGTGAAATCGATaagaaaaatatagaaaataactGAAACTATCATCTGACTAATCACCACTAAAATGAAAAGTCTGCTTATGTGGAAGAATGGTCaaagttttaaatttgaattcaggatttttcctaatatatgccAATGCCTTGTGTGTGTATCGCCTAATTATGATGGGCCTTCATTTTCAACTGTCTATTTTGTCTTGGGTTTAAATTTTTTCCCTTCCCGGTCCTTCCGGGTGCTAGTGTAATTAAGTTAAAATTGGTAATTCGCTTGTATTAttatctttctatttttttctttgaaaaagaagaagaaaaaaaagtacgatattcattgagtAAATTAGAAAACATATAAACTGAAGATAGTGTGTACTATGGGCCTCAATAAAACTTTGCCGGGACTTTCAACCCggtcaaaggaaaaagagtGTCCCGCACAACAAGAAAACCTATCATCAAATGACAATACATAGCATCTTCGAACAAAATATCTCTAAGCAAATCAGGAGGTTCTTCAAGCCACATAAACTGTTGATTACTACCGATTCCCACTCAAGCAAGGCGATGTGCTGCCGAGTTACTTTCCCGCTGAACGAGGTTTAACAACGGTTGAGGCAAGGTTTTGAGCAAATAGCAAAGGTCGTTGATAATAGGACCAAAAGGTGAACAATCTTCATCCTGACCCTTCATGGCAGCGAATACCATAATTGAGTCTCCTTCGAATACTACACTCTTACCAACTGGGCAATAAGCCTGGGCCAACAAAACAGCTTGACGGGCAGCAAAGGGCTCAGCGTGGAAAGCAGAGCTTGTCCTTCCAATGGTACCACCACCAGCAGCAATGAACTCCCCCATGTGATCCCGAAGAACAACACCAAAGCCACCCGGTAAACCTTGTTGAATCCACGCCCCATCAAAGTTACATTTAACCCAATCTACATCAGGTTTTCTCCACTTCTGGTGGGTACGGTTTGACTTCCTCGCAACAGATTATGCCATTTTTGAAACTCCTGCAGTCAACGCTCTGATCGAAACACCACCTCCTACGACGACAAAAAAGACTCATTCCAAAGTGCATCATTTATATTCTTCCACAGCATCCATAAGGTCATCAAACAAAAGTCAAAGACGGAGGATGGAAAGTGCATAGCAATTTGTAATAACCATTGCATAAGTTGTTGAGTGTTGCCATTCTCAAGCTTGAGTCCCAAACCACCAAACCACCTTCGCCATTCTGTCGATTCGCCATGTGAACCACAAAAACCACATAAATTATCTACAGCCACTCACCTCTTTGTAAGGTTCGATTTTGTGGAAAGAGAGTCCAAACATGCACGCCAAACACGTATCTTGAACTTCCCGgaaacacatgcattccataaTTTCTTCTATAACATTTCCCTTCCATCAtcagaagaagaataaaaagaagaagcattTGCGCCATCCCCGGCTGAGGGAATGACTCTACGTTCCACATGGTAGGCACTTCGGTCTGAGAACTTCCCATTGCGTTCATAATGCCAAATTCGACAAT of the Pyrus communis chromosome 1, drPyrComm1.1, whole genome shotgun sequence genome contains:
- the LOC137717552 gene encoding uncharacterized protein, producing the protein MAAVVESWMSELNKLKEKLGAKKRLVLSSKAEQQQQEQREFKEARKERSYRMVQIQRDLDSSSLSEDTVCLFMDRFVPW
- the LOC137717542 gene encoding toll/interleukin-1 receptor-like protein; translated protein: MEKPLPSSSSSSGTHSWTYDVFLSFRGEDTRNNFVGHLYNNLVQKGIKTFIDNEALKRGEEISSALLKAIEESRISVVVFSENYASSKWCLDELVHIFHCKEQLQQMVFPVFYKVDPSDVRNQRESFGKALADHERKFKDNMDKVLRWRETLTKAANLSGWSFLVDGHESKFIQKIVEEISFQVLDSSCPNVAKYPVGIELRVNQSGSVCFDFRSARVLTCPQLALQRHQEQTEDQTGHQHLPLFSLSHPCRSSDAAPPATTTNPDRDRDRDRDRDRDRDRDRDRDRDRSP